A DNA window from Aminipila luticellarii contains the following coding sequences:
- a CDS encoding undecaprenyl diphosphate synthase family protein has translation MRNSEVNERKRAFKRIPRHIGVIPDGNRRWAVNCGLEKKDGYQHGLDPGFQLYDLCREMGVEELTLYGFTVDNTKRPAEQKSAFQRACVDAVLELSKRDAELLVMGNDRSPCFPEELRAFTKRTKFGQGGIKVNFLVNYGWDWDLMNESGLASRDISRIDLIMRWGGMRRLSGFLPVQSVYADIYVLDEFWPEFTEEQFYRGIAWYQTQDKTLGG, from the coding sequence ATGCGGAACAGTGAGGTAAATGAAAGAAAACGAGCTTTTAAGAGGATACCCCGGCACATTGGGGTCATACCCGATGGAAACCGGCGCTGGGCTGTCAACTGCGGTCTGGAAAAGAAAGACGGGTATCAACACGGTCTTGATCCGGGATTTCAGCTGTATGATTTATGCAGAGAAATGGGTGTAGAAGAATTGACCCTTTACGGGTTTACTGTGGACAATACGAAACGCCCGGCAGAACAAAAAAGTGCTTTTCAACGTGCCTGCGTGGATGCGGTACTGGAGCTTTCAAAACGGGATGCAGAGCTTTTGGTCATGGGGAATGACCGATCTCCGTGTTTCCCGGAAGAACTAAGAGCCTTTACGAAGCGAACGAAATTTGGACAAGGCGGTATCAAAGTGAATTTTCTGGTGAATTACGGATGGGATTGGGATCTGATGAATGAAAGCGGCTTGGCTTCCAGAGATATTTCCAGAATTGATTTGATCATGCGGTGGGGAGGAATGCGCAGATTGAGTGGATTTTTACCGGTTCAGTCCGTATATGCAGATATTTATGTTTTAGATGAATTTTGGCCGGAGTTTACGGAGGAGCAATTTTATCGGGGCATTGCATGGTATCAGACGCAGGATAAAACGCTGGGGGGCTGA
- a CDS encoding ABC transporter substrate-binding protein, which translates to MKGKKLLAAALAFSLMLSMAACGSKSENENTADKEKTKLYVVNWKDYGSDDKDFIAAFEKQYNCEIVNTYMSSEEELLTKLRTSKAGEIDVCLPNCSILPAAIDEGLLAEIDTSKLKNYDGMFEKFKTQKECFKDNKMYAVPFVWGSTAIAYNTDAVKEAPKSMAALFDKKYAGKIAFRDDYNDAVMSAAIVLGQDPNNPSDLDAIKAKLIEQKALNKTYWKTGDEFSKLFAGKQIDIGLMWSGQSASMKQEGQPIAFTVPEDGAIGWVDNWGIASGSKNKDLAYAFIDWMISKDFQYNWASKGGPAPVNQAAAASIDPEYAAAAGMDEASLNRLYFMEYRTDKVKNTWNELWTEVKAE; encoded by the coding sequence ATGAAGGGTAAAAAGCTATTGGCTGCTGCTTTGGCATTTTCACTAATGCTTTCTATGGCGGCCTGCGGCAGTAAATCAGAAAATGAGAATACTGCAGACAAAGAAAAGACAAAACTATACGTTGTGAACTGGAAGGACTACGGATCGGATGACAAGGATTTCATTGCAGCTTTTGAAAAACAATATAACTGTGAAATCGTCAATACGTATATGTCCAGTGAAGAAGAGCTTTTAACAAAATTGAGGACATCCAAAGCCGGAGAAATTGATGTATGTCTTCCGAACTGCTCCATACTTCCGGCAGCTATTGACGAAGGGCTGCTGGCTGAGATCGACACCTCAAAACTCAAGAACTATGACGGAATGTTTGAAAAATTCAAGACGCAAAAGGAATGCTTTAAAGACAACAAAATGTATGCGGTTCCTTTTGTATGGGGATCAACGGCTATTGCATATAATACAGACGCTGTTAAGGAAGCTCCAAAGTCCATGGCCGCATTATTTGATAAGAAATATGCCGGAAAAATTGCTTTCCGGGACGATTACAACGATGCGGTTATGTCAGCGGCAATTGTATTAGGTCAAGACCCGAATAATCCTTCCGATTTAGATGCAATCAAGGCAAAGCTGATCGAACAAAAAGCATTAAATAAGACCTACTGGAAGACTGGAGACGAATTTTCTAAGCTTTTCGCAGGAAAACAGATCGATATTGGACTGATGTGGTCCGGCCAGTCCGCTTCTATGAAACAGGAAGGCCAGCCTATTGCGTTTACTGTTCCTGAAGATGGAGCAATCGGCTGGGTAGACAACTGGGGCATTGCGTCAGGCAGCAAGAACAAGGATCTGGCTTATGCATTCATCGACTGGATGATCAGCAAGGACTTTCAGTATAACTGGGCATCCAAAGGCGGTCCGGCTCCTGTCAATCAGGCAGCCGCAGCCTCCATCGACCCGGAATACGCTGCAGCGGCAGGAATGGATGAAGCCTCGCTGAACCGCCTGTACTTTATGGAATACCGAACGGATAAAGTGAAGAATACCTGGAATGAACTTTGGACAGAGGTAAAGGCAGAATAA
- a CDS encoding ABC transporter permease, with the protein MKNNKKVMTLPGMAVLFLFAILPLFIMLAYSFQSDNGTGLTLENYSRFFTKTFYLTLTFRTIVNSFLVTVISLVIAYPLAYIMAKHLKGLKNIVMVLLIIPFFTNQLVRVYSWLIFLQDGGVFDRMMNALGLIDGTMGLLYTRTAVIIGLIHAFFPYMVITIYMALERLDNTLLEASSCLGASKLTTFTRVVLPMSMPGVVTGIMIVFVPCLGTFVEPRILGGVNGTVIGTVIEDQFFEIYGWNFGAAIAFLLLAMVLISMAVINRLGRRYDS; encoded by the coding sequence TTGAAAAATAATAAGAAGGTAATGACCCTGCCCGGCATGGCGGTACTCTTTCTATTTGCGATCTTACCGCTTTTCATCATGTTGGCGTACAGCTTTCAGAGCGACAACGGAACAGGGCTTACACTGGAGAACTATTCCAGATTTTTTACGAAGACTTTTTATCTCACCTTGACCTTTAGAACCATCGTGAACAGTTTTTTAGTGACGGTAATCAGTCTCGTTATCGCATACCCGTTGGCGTATATCATGGCAAAGCATTTAAAAGGACTTAAGAATATCGTCATGGTGCTTCTGATCATACCCTTTTTTACCAATCAGCTGGTCCGGGTATACAGCTGGCTCATTTTTTTGCAGGATGGGGGCGTATTTGACAGAATGATGAATGCGCTTGGGCTTATAGACGGAACGATGGGGCTGTTGTACACGAGAACAGCCGTAATAATCGGTTTGATCCATGCTTTTTTTCCTTATATGGTCATAACGATCTATATGGCTTTGGAACGTTTGGACAACACCCTTCTGGAAGCCAGCAGCTGCCTTGGGGCATCGAAGCTTACCACCTTTACCCGGGTGGTTCTGCCTATGTCCATGCCCGGAGTCGTGACAGGGATCATGATTGTATTTGTGCCGTGTCTTGGAACCTTCGTTGAGCCGAGGATTTTGGGCGGAGTGAACGGAACCGTGATAGGAACGGTTATTGAAGACCAGTTCTTCGAAATTTATGGCTGGAATTTTGGTGCCGCCATAGCCTTTCTTCTTCTTGCCATGGTTCTTATAAGTATGGCTGTTATTAATCGCTTAGGCAGGAGGTATGATTCATGA
- a CDS encoding ABC transporter permease, with the protein MIKSIGMKLYVLLTILFLYTPIVVLMVMGFNESRYNSLPFRFSTRWYEELSQNVTLLSAAENSFYLAIVTGIICVILATLFTLGAESLSKRAEGLCRSVMMMPMSIPWLIMGLSMLLMIRFIDMDKNLFFVAAGHVVISLPYAMLVLQARIHSIDPALEEMSLSLGADAWTTFRKITLPAIAPAMVAGGFLSFMISFDNFPISYFLMPSGISTLPIEIQSSIKFGFTPEINAISTIIIGISLACLAIVGLIMGRSFKSVLGGGK; encoded by the coding sequence ATGATAAAAAGCATTGGAATGAAACTATATGTGCTGTTGACTATTTTATTTTTATATACGCCGATTGTGGTACTGATGGTCATGGGATTTAATGAATCCCGATACAACTCCCTGCCGTTTCGATTCAGTACCAGGTGGTATGAAGAGCTGTCGCAGAATGTGACCTTGCTGAGTGCGGCGGAGAACTCTTTCTATCTGGCGATTGTCACCGGAATCATCTGTGTTATACTGGCGACGCTTTTTACATTGGGAGCGGAGTCCCTATCGAAAAGGGCGGAAGGGCTATGCAGGAGTGTCATGATGATGCCCATGAGCATACCGTGGCTGATCATGGGGCTTTCCATGCTGCTGATGATTCGGTTCATCGATATGGATAAGAATTTGTTTTTCGTAGCTGCGGGGCATGTGGTCATATCGCTTCCTTATGCCATGCTGGTATTACAGGCTCGTATTCATTCCATAGATCCGGCGCTGGAGGAGATGAGTTTATCCCTGGGTGCGGATGCATGGACGACGTTCAGAAAAATAACGCTTCCCGCCATAGCTCCGGCTATGGTGGCAGGAGGATTTTTATCCTTTATGATCAGCTTTGATAATTTTCCGATCAGTTATTTCTTGATGCCGTCCGGGATTTCCACCCTTCCTATTGAAATCCAATCCTCCATTAAGTTTGGATTCACACCGGAAATCAATGCAATATCTACCATAATAATAGGAATATCCCTTGCTTGTCTGGCCATAGTGGGGCTCATTATGGGCAGAAGCTTTAAAAGTGTGCTGGGAGGTGGCAAATAA
- a CDS encoding ABC transporter ATP-binding protein — MAKVTIKNLTKVYGENTVVSNISVEVPDGTLVSILGPSGCGKTTTLRMIAGFEIPQEGEIYFDDQPITGIPVNKRNIGMVFQSYALFPHMTVKQNIAYGLEQRKFTKSEIEKQVNTALKMVHMEEYANRKPKQLSGGQQQRVALARALVIKPRVLLLDECLSALDKKLRVEMQLELRKILEETGVTTFFVTHDQEEAMTLSDYIIVMNNGIIEQIGTPLEIYEKPKNAFVASFLGKANFFEQGNRLYAVRPEKVSISKERMENAKKKGRVSFVTYSGSLTSYTIEAEEKTVVVQQQNTSLQEQINKGDEVYIGWEKESQIPLEV, encoded by the coding sequence ATGGCAAAGGTAACAATAAAAAATTTAACGAAGGTATACGGAGAGAATACGGTCGTAAGCAATATATCTGTAGAGGTTCCGGACGGAACACTGGTTTCCATACTGGGACCTTCGGGCTGCGGTAAGACCACGACTCTTAGAATGATAGCAGGTTTTGAGATCCCACAGGAAGGAGAAATTTATTTTGATGACCAGCCGATAACCGGTATTCCTGTAAACAAAAGAAATATTGGGATGGTTTTTCAGAGCTACGCACTGTTTCCTCATATGACAGTAAAACAGAACATTGCATACGGATTGGAGCAGCGTAAATTTACAAAAAGTGAAATAGAGAAACAGGTAAATACTGCATTGAAAATGGTTCATATGGAAGAGTATGCAAACCGAAAACCCAAACAGCTTTCGGGGGGACAGCAGCAGAGAGTCGCTCTGGCTCGTGCTCTGGTCATAAAGCCGAGAGTATTGCTTCTGGATGAATGTTTAAGTGCTTTAGATAAAAAGCTGAGAGTAGAAATGCAGCTGGAGCTGAGGAAGATCTTAGAAGAGACCGGTGTGACCACTTTCTTTGTGACTCACGATCAGGAGGAAGCGATGACCTTATCGGATTATATCATTGTCATGAATAACGGTATAATCGAGCAAATAGGAACGCCTTTAGAGATCTATGAAAAACCTAAAAATGCTTTTGTAGCCAGTTTTTTAGGAAAGGCTAATTTCTTTGAACAGGGAAACCGTCTGTATGCGGTGAGACCTGAAAAGGTAAGCATATCTAAAGAAAGAATGGAAAATGCCAAGAAAAAGGGCAGAGTAAGTTTTGTGACGTATTCGGGAAGTCTGACCAGCTATACTATAGAAGCCGAAGAAAAGACTGTAGTGGTACAGCAACAGAATACTTCTTTACAGGAACAGATCAATAAGGGCGATGAAGTGTATATCGGATGGGAAAAAGAATCCCAGATCCCTCTGGAGGTATGA
- a CDS encoding carbohydrate kinase family protein — protein sequence MTECVIFGGLLLDKYFEIEELPERGQDGFINGEFECVGGCSVNMAVTFDNLGGKAHIVSYIGKDQTGQSIMKYMKEHHLSTRYVREREGTTGYCMVFLEPDGERTFLTKTGMELNFSKEILSDELKGIRYAAVTGYFLLNDQTEHIVQVLEAFHRDGGYILFDPSPLVGSIDQELLRRMIRISDMVTPNTSEIGVVREWLTGDQVVILKRGELGGTVYEGNHSFDYLPLVVDTVDTTGAGDSFAAGALFGIAEGKTLAESVRLGSLTSAITVGINGPHGFWKLEDKLKEL from the coding sequence ATGACGGAATGTGTAATATTTGGCGGGCTGCTTTTGGACAAATACTTCGAGATTGAAGAGCTGCCCGAAAGAGGTCAGGATGGGTTTATAAACGGCGAATTTGAATGCGTCGGAGGATGCTCTGTCAATATGGCGGTGACTTTTGACAATCTGGGGGGCAAAGCGCATATTGTGTCCTATATAGGAAAAGACCAAACGGGACAGTCCATTATGAAATATATGAAGGAACACCATTTGTCCACCCGGTATGTACGGGAAAGGGAAGGAACGACCGGGTATTGTATGGTCTTTCTGGAGCCGGACGGCGAAAGGACCTTTCTCACAAAAACCGGTATGGAGCTAAATTTCTCAAAAGAGATTCTTTCAGACGAATTAAAGGGGATAAGATATGCGGCAGTAACGGGATATTTTCTTTTGAACGATCAGACAGAACATATTGTTCAAGTACTGGAAGCTTTTCATCGGGACGGCGGATATATTTTATTTGACCCCAGTCCTTTGGTAGGAAGTATCGATCAGGAGCTATTGAGGCGCATGATCCGTATCAGCGATATGGTCACGCCCAACACAAGTGAGATAGGGGTTGTCAGAGAGTGGCTGACTGGGGATCAGGTGGTCATTCTTAAACGGGGTGAATTGGGCGGAACGGTATATGAGGGAAATCATTCCTTCGATTATTTACCATTGGTAGTGGATACGGTAGATACCACTGGCGCCGGAGACAGCTTTGCTGCGGGTGCTCTGTTTGGAATCGCAGAGGGTAAAACACTGGCGGAGTCTGTGAGACTGGGCAGTCTGACTTCTGCCATAACAGTTGGGATAAACGGGCCTCACGGCTTTTGGAAGCTGGAGGATAAACTAAAAGAACTATAA
- a CDS encoding ADP-ribosylglycohydrolase family protein: MLDRAYGALVGGAIGDAMGMPASFFTREKMKNTYGYIHDFVTPEAEVQTCHGSLQAGEITDDTMESVIISNVLIEYRGFNKEAFNQAMKEWAIRQKMLETTVIGPATRKYLTALIEGKNPEETSGESATNGSAMRVAPVGVKYWNDWEGCLQAAAESSLPSHGSRPCVAGACAVAAAVAAGVHGGYTPEEVMNKACEAAIFGETIGRDITAPLVSKRILLAKRIVEEYKKEGLECVLDELVGTIGASMYVYESVPLALGVFYAVDGDAKKGIPAAVNCGDDADTNGAICGNICGAYSGAAVLPESWKQRVQKVSSLDFLETAKKLIG; the protein is encoded by the coding sequence ATGTTAGACAGAGCATATGGTGCCTTGGTAGGAGGGGCAATCGGCGATGCCATGGGGATGCCGGCATCCTTTTTTACCCGGGAGAAGATGAAAAATACGTATGGGTATATCCATGATTTTGTTACGCCGGAAGCAGAAGTTCAGACCTGTCACGGAAGCCTGCAGGCAGGAGAAATTACGGATGATACCATGGAAAGTGTTATCATCAGTAATGTTTTAATTGAATATAGAGGCTTTAATAAGGAAGCTTTTAATCAGGCTATGAAGGAATGGGCTATCCGGCAAAAAATGCTGGAAACTACAGTGATCGGCCCAGCTACCAGAAAGTATTTAACGGCTTTAATAGAAGGAAAAAATCCGGAAGAGACTTCAGGAGAAAGTGCCACAAACGGCAGTGCTATGAGAGTGGCTCCGGTGGGAGTTAAATATTGGAATGACTGGGAAGGCTGTTTGCAAGCGGCGGCGGAATCTTCCCTGCCGAGCCATGGCAGCCGGCCTTGTGTAGCCGGGGCCTGTGCAGTGGCGGCAGCTGTTGCGGCGGGCGTGCATGGCGGATATACTCCGGAAGAGGTGATGAATAAAGCCTGTGAGGCAGCCATCTTTGGTGAAACCATTGGCAGGGATATAACGGCCCCTCTGGTTTCTAAACGAATCCTTTTAGCCAAACGGATTGTGGAGGAATATAAAAAGGAAGGTCTGGAATGCGTTTTAGACGAATTGGTAGGTACGATAGGGGCCAGTATGTATGTCTACGAATCCGTTCCTTTGGCACTGGGCGTTTTTTATGCCGTGGATGGGGATGCAAAGAAAGGTATACCTGCGGCTGTAAATTGCGGGGACGATGCAGATACCAACGGTGCCATCTGCGGCAATATCTGCGGAGCCTATTCCGGTGCGGCAGTGCTGCCTGAAAGCTGGAAGCAGCGGGTACAAAAGGTGAGCAGCTTAGATTTTCTGGAGACTGCAAAAAAATTAATAGGATAA
- a CDS encoding mechanosensitive ion channel family protein — protein MFSERALEKLVSFAASLGEAAVVLIAGYIIIKIVLGIIRRALNKTTLDASLHTFIENSVKVVFWIILTITVLGVLGIPLSTFIAVLGAAGAAIALALKDSLGNIAGGIIILVTKPFKQGDYIDIIEVAGVVEEIDLLCTRLKTADNKVVSVPNGKMTTAVMINSSAEATRRVDCTFGIGYEDDMDKAKELLLAVAEAKPEVFRDPAPFVCVSGHGDNSVLIDLRVWCKTEDYWDIKYFLEENVKVAFDEAGISIPYPQIEVHYKK, from the coding sequence ATGTTTTCAGAAAGAGCGTTAGAAAAGTTAGTAAGTTTTGCAGCTTCACTGGGAGAAGCTGCAGTGGTTTTAATTGCCGGGTACATTATCATAAAAATCGTACTGGGAATTATCAGACGTGCTTTGAATAAAACTACATTAGATGCATCCCTGCATACGTTTATTGAAAATTCGGTAAAGGTCGTTTTTTGGATTATATTGACGATTACCGTGTTAGGTGTGCTGGGTATTCCGTTGTCTACGTTTATTGCGGTGCTTGGGGCTGCCGGAGCGGCTATTGCGCTGGCATTAAAGGATAGCTTGGGAAATATTGCAGGAGGAATCATCATCCTTGTGACAAAACCTTTCAAACAGGGCGATTATATCGATATTATTGAGGTGGCAGGCGTGGTGGAAGAGATTGATTTGCTCTGCACCAGACTGAAAACGGCGGATAATAAAGTGGTCAGTGTACCCAATGGAAAGATGACCACTGCAGTAATGATCAATTCCTCTGCGGAAGCCACGAGAAGGGTAGACTGTACATTTGGAATCGGTTATGAGGATGATATGGACAAGGCAAAGGAGCTGCTTTTGGCAGTTGCCGAAGCGAAACCTGAGGTTTTCCGTGACCCGGCTCCTTTTGTGTGCGTTTCAGGACATGGGGATAACAGTGTGCTCATTGACTTGAGAGTTTGGTGTAAAACAGAAGACTATTGGGATATAAAATATTTTCTGGAGGAGAATGTGAAGGTAGCTTTTGACGAGGCGGGGATTTCCATTCCATATCCGCAGATAGAAGTACATTACAAAAAATAA